The Acidobacteriaceae bacterium nucleotide sequence GTCATGGAACTTCTCCAGTGAGAACGCCGCACCCTGCTTCTTGCGAACATCCTCGCGTAGCTTCATGATCTCCAGCTTGCCCAGCGTGTAATAGAGATACAGCGCATCTGACGTGCCACGCTTCGTCTCCACCTCGGCGATCGGCCGCGACTGGTAGCCCTCCTTCACGAAGAACTCCACCGCCTGCCCTGTCGTCATGGGTCCGCCCACGCCTGTGTGCAGGCGGATCGCAACGACAAAGCGAGCATCGCGCAGCAACGCATCCTGCAACTGGCCCAGGCGAATCAGCTTCGCATCGCGCGGCGTCTTCGCCACGGACTCGCCATAACCTTCGTCCAGCATCATCTGCTCGCAGTAGTGCGCCCAGCCCTCTACATTCGTATTCGCCATCACAATCTTGCGGATGCGCGAAGGAAACTGCTTCTGCCACAGGAACTGCACGTAGTGGCCGGGGAACGCCTCGTGCACACTGGTGGATACGATGGTGCCTTCGTTGAAGGCGGCCATGTACTCATCCTGCTTGGCCTTCGGCCAGCGCGGGTCCGGCAGCGTTACGTTGAAGTACGCCTTGTCCGTCCCGGTCTCAAACGCACCTGGAGGGTCCATGGAAGCCTGCGTCGTCGCGCGCATAAACGGCGGCGTCTCTTCCAGCACCGGCTGCGTGTTGGCGGGCAGCGTAATGATGTGGTGGCTGCGAATAAAGCTCTGCAACGAGTCGAACGTCAGCCCGAAGCTCGCGATCAGGTCCTTCGGTGCCGGATGGATCGTCGCCAGCTCAGCCAGCTCCTGCTCCGGAGTCTTCGTCGGGTCAATCTGCTTGGCCACACGCGCAAACTCGGCCTGGTTCTTATGCAGATCAGCCAGCCCGATCTCCAGCAGCTTGCCGAGCGGCGTGTCCACCATCTCCTGCGACGCCAGCATCCTGGAGTACGTCTCCGCACCCCACTTATAGTCGCCGTTGGAGCGTGCCAGCAGATCGTCCTTCATCCACACGCCATAGCTCTTCAGCGCTTCGACCACGGCAGCGTTGCTCTTGGCAAACTCCGCCTGCGCGGCCTTGTCCGTCGCGTCCTTGAACGCTGCAGGCACATCGTTTTCAAAGAAGCTCACATCGCCGTCAATCTGCTGAAGCGCGATCTCCGTGTAGATGTGCGGCGGGTTCTTCAGGTTCTTTCGCGCCTCGGCCAGCGCCTCTGGAATCTGCTTCTCACGAGCCACCGCTGAGCGCAGCCGCGTATTCGCCGGTGCAAACGGCCGCTCCATCAGCATGAAGATGCTGTTGGTCACACCGCTGGAGTAGTTGTCCGGGTTCTTCTCCCACCCGCGAACCGCATCCATCTGCAGGATCTGTGTGCGAATGTAATTCAGCAGCAACTCGCGGTCAGCCCGTGGCCCGGCGTCGAGACCATCGGCCGGGATGGCCGCAATCTTCTTCTCCCACTCCTGCAGGGCGACAACGTTGCTCTTCTCCTCGGCTGCAGAGAAGTTTTCCAGCTTCTCGTCATACTGATGCAGGCCAAGCGCCGTTCCCATGCTGGGGTTATGCGGAAACCAGAACTCATCAAAGAACTGGTCGGAGAGCCGCTGAAGTGTCTGCCCTGCGCCATCGGCAGAGAGGCTTTGCGCATGTGCGATGGGGGCGAAAAGTGCGGAGGAGAGCAGCAGGGCTGCGGCAAGCTGACGCTTCATGCCGCCATTCTACGAGCAGAGATGGCTGTGGAGCGGAACTTCTCACCCTGAACCTAGCGATGATCGACGTGCACCCGCATCTCCATGCGGAACTGCACGGGCTTGCCCTCGCGCATCGCCGGATGAAACTGTGAGCTGCCGATGATCTCTTTGGCACACGGCTTCAGCGAGTCGCTGTCCGCGCTGGTGGTATGAATCTCCGCAGCCTTCCCGGAGGCATCCACCAGGAACGCAAGGTTCACATCGCCGGACGCATCCGAGAGCTTGCTGCTCGAACAGCTTCCCATCGAAATGAGCGAAGGTGCCTGCGTAGCGCTTTGCGCCTGCGCGACTCCACCGGGAAGCGTTGTGAAGGCTGCTGCTGCGACGATAAGGAGGCCCAAGCGTGTCATGCGGCAAGTCTACGCCGTTAGCCGCTCCCTGTCTGGCGGCTGATGATCGGCAACACCGATGGAAGCCGTCTGCGCAACGCTGCCACTCAGCGATCCGACACCACCCAGGCACGGCCCTAAGCGCCAACGGCGCGACCCATAACAGCCTGGGGCGTAGCCCTGGGAACCGGTGCGTCCAAATCCCAAGGGCTGAAGGCCCGACATAGAGATGTCGCCCCACGCCACCTATTGCGTCACAAACGCTAACCCTAAGCCGAAGGCGTCTCGCTCATCATCTGCAACAACTCCCGTGTCTCGCGCAAAACATCCTCTGCCTTGCCTGACGTCAGCGGCCACCGCAAAACACCTTGTGGCGTCAACTGCGCCCCTTGCTTGGCGTACTTCGCGACCAGCTTCATCAACAAGCCGACATGAATGCCCTTACCCGGCTCTAGCGGCGCGTTATGCAGTTTCTCGCTGAACGTCAGAAAGAGCATGTCGCGCATCGGCTTCATCACCGCCACGCCCAGCGGAGAGTTTGTCGCTCGTGTCGCCGTTGCATCGCGCACAGCCTTGGTCGCGTTTGACTCCGTACGGTTCAACGCAGCGCGTGAAGAGAAGTTCAGTGACGCCGTCTGCGGGGCCTGCCCATAGCGTCCTGCAAGCGGACGTGCTGGCGGCGGTGTGCGCCACGAAGACCCAAACGCTGGCTTTGCCTGCACCGCGGGCTTCGCAGGAGCAGCCTTCTTCGGCTCTTCCAGCGCCACGCGCTTGCGCTCGACCTGCGCGATGTGAAGCCGTTCGCAGACCAGTCGAATCTCCGCCGCAGCCAGCAGGTTGAGCACGCTGTCGGCAGGTTTGCCGTAGCGGTCTTCCAGCTCTGCGCGAACGTCCGTCAGCGCCGCCTCATTCTCTGCCCCGGCGATGCGCTTGTACATGCGCAACCGCTGGTTCTCTTCCTCGATATAGCTCTCGTCGATCTTCACCGAGATGCCCAGGTTGATCGTGACCTGCGCACGCTCCTCGCGGCCATCGCCCTTCAGCTTCGATACCGCTTCTTCGAGCATCGTCGTGTACATCTCAAAGCCGATCGCTTCAATATGCCCGCTCTGCTCGCCGCCAAGCATGTTGCCCGCGCCGCGCAACTCAAGATCCAGCGCCGCAATCTTGAAGCCCGCACCAAGGTCGGAGAACTCCTTCAGCGCCGCGAGTCGACGACGTGCCACCTCCGTAAGCTGCTGCTCCGGCGGGATCAGCAGATACGAGTACGCTCGACGGTTCGACCGGCCGACACGTCCGCGAAGCTGGTACAGCTCACTCAGCCCGTGGCGATCAGCTCGGTTGATGATGATCGTGTTGGCCTTCGCAATGTCGAGACCGTTTTCGATGATGCTCGTCGCGCACAGAACGTCGTACTCGCCGTTCATGAAGGCGAGCATCACGCGTTCGAGTTCGGCTTCCGGCATCTGTCCGTGGCCGACGACGACCCGGGCCTGGGGCACCATTTCGCGAATCAGGGACGCCATCTCGTAAATCGTTTCAACTCGGTTGGAAACGAAGTAAGACTGCCCTCCGCGCTCCAGTTCCACTTCGATCGCCGTACGCACCAGTTTCTCGTCGAACTTCGCGACAATCGTCTGGATCGCCATGCGGTCTTTGGGCGGCGTTTCGATCACGCTCATGTCGCGCAGGCCGACCAGCGACATGTGCAGCGTGCGCGGGATCGGCGTGGCCGACATCGCCAAAGCATCGATGGATGCTGACATTTTCTTCAATCGCTCTTTGTGGCGAACACCGAAACGCTGCTCTTCGTCGACCACCAGCAGGCCCAGATCCTGGAAGCGAACCTCTTGTCCGAGCACCGCGTGAGTGCCGATCAGGATGTCCACCTTGCCCTCTGAAACGCGCTCGAGGATCTCTTTTTTCTCCTTCGCGGTACGGAAACGAGAGATCATTTCGACCACAATCGGGAAGTTCGCCATGCGCTTTTTGAAGCTTTCAAAGTGCTGGAAACAGAGCACGGTCGTCGGCGTAAGGACGGCGACCTGCTTGCCATCCTGCACGGCCTTGAACGCCGCCCGCATCGCAACTTCCGTCTTGCCATACCCCACATCGCCGCACAGCAACCGGTCCATCGGCTGCGTGGACTCCATATCCCGCTTGATGTCGGCGATCGCGTTGAGCTGGTCTTCGGTCTCGTTGTACGGGAACGCGTCTTCAAACTCGCGCACCATGTTGTTGTCCGGCGAGTACTGAAAGCCAACAGCGGCGCGGCGTTGCGCGTAAAGCTTCAGCAACTCTTCGGCCATATCTTCCATGGCCTTCTTGACGCGGGCCTTGGTCTTGGACCAGGCCGGGTTGCCAAGCCGATTGAGCTGCGGCGCGGGGCCTGACTCTGTCGACCGATACTTCTGAATGAGGTCGAGGCGCGTGAGCGGCACGTAGAGCTTCGCGTCGTCTGCGAAGTTCAGGATCATCAGCTCAAGCTGCGATCCATCCGGGTTCTCAAGCGCGCGCAGGCCCTCGTACTGAGCGATACCGTGCTCCACATGGACGACGTAGTCGCCGACGGCGAGGTCGCGGAAGTCGGAGACGAAGGCCGCGGTCTTGGAGCGGCGTGCAGGGCGTGCGTGGACGTCGGTGTCGTCGTTGAGATCGTTGGCGCCGACGATCACGAACTGGCGCGCGGTGGTGCGCTCCATGTCGAGCACCTGCACACCGTTGGAGAGCGCAGCGCGCACGATGATGGGCGTGCGCAGGTCCCCGGCGAGGTAGCTGGCCTCGGAGAAGACGTTGGTGTCCGCGCCCATGCCTTCGGAGCGCCAGCCGATGCGATAGCTGACGCCGTACTCCTGCAGCAGACCGGCCACGCGTTCGACTTCGCCCTGGTTGGGCGCGGCGATGAGGACGTGGGCCTGGTTGTCGTGCAGCTTCTTCAACTCGTCGATGAAGGCTGGGATGGAGCCGTGGAAGCGCATCGTCGGACGTGTGGCGAACTCGATCTCGCCGGCGTCGGAGCGGTCGGCTTCGAGCACATCGACAGCGCCAAGCTGATCGAGTTCGAGACCGCCGAAGCTGCGGATGCGATCGAAGAGATCCCATGGTGAAAGGTAGAGGTCTTCGGCTCGCACAAGAGAGCCGATGCCTGCACGTTCGTGACGCTGCTCGACTTTGTTCCACCAGCGCTCGCCCTGGTTTTCGACCATGGCGGGCTCTTCGACGAAGATGGCGGTCTTCGGCCCCATCAGCTCGAGCAGGGTGGAGTTGGCTCCGGCGACGGGTGCGTAGAACTCCCAGCCGGGGAAGATGGTGGCTTCGCGCACGTCGCCGCGCACGTGCTCCTGCAACTCCGCAGGCAGCTCGCCGCCTTCGATTTGCGCGGCTGCTGCTGTGCCGGACTTTGTCAGCCGCGCGTTGATGGCGCGGAGGAGGTCTTCGGTCGCCGGGGTTTCGGTGAGCGGCAACAGCGTAACGTGGTTGAGCTTGTCGGAGGAGCGCTGCGACTCGGGGTCGAAGCGGCGGATGGACTCGATCTCGTCCCCGAAGAAGTCGATGCGGACGGGTCGGTCCTGTTCGGGGCCGTAGACGTCGATGATGCCGCCACGCTGGGTGACCTGACCGGCCATCTCGACGACGTCGACGCGGGTGTAGCCGACGGAGACCAGGTGGTCGACGAGCATCTCGGGCACATGCTCTTCGCCGACGCGGAGTTCAAGCGCGAGCGCAGCGTAGTGGTCGCGGCCAAAAAGCCGCATGCAGACGGCTTCGAGCGGAGCGATGACGAGCTTTGCCGAACCGGTGGCGAGCTTCCAGAGAGCGGCTGCGCGCTGCTCCTGAATTTCGGTGTGTGGCGAGAGATTTTCGAAGGGCAGGACGTCGTGCGCGGGCAGTCGCAGAATCTCGTCGCGGTCGAGCACGCCGGTCAGCTCGCAGGCTGCGTTCACGGTGGCGTGGAGCACCTCGGCGGCTTTGTTGTCGGCGACGAGGAGAAGAACCGGGCGTTGTGCCGCACGGACGAAGTAGGGCAGGTAAAGCGCACGGGCTGTAGCGGTGAGCCCGGACACACGTCTGCGCCCCGTGCCGCCGAGATGTCGGCGTACACGCTCAAAGGGGTCGGTGCTTTCCAGCTCCGCCATGAGATCGCGGACGAAGGGGAGAATCATGCAGGATTCAGTTTACGGGCTCTTGCCGCGGAGTACGCGACTCCACACCAGATCGTTGCTTCGCGACAGCTTGCCCAGGAAGTTGGTGCCGCCAAAACCAATGCGGTCCTTCAGGTTTGCGGGGGAGAGGCGCAGCAATAGCCAGCGGAGGCTATGGCGACGGATGACTACATCCTGCACGGGCCCCTGCTCGAAGAAATATTGCATGCTGTGCGGCGTTCCACCGTAGATGATCAAATCTTTGATTTTGATGTTGATCTCATTTTCGATGAAGTGGGAGCGCATGACAGTAACGAGCGAATCCTTCTCATAACCGGCTGTGTTCATCTGCCAGTGCATCACGGTGGTTTGTTCGCTGCGCCAGCCTCCGAGCAGGCTCAGCCAGCGGCCTTCGCTCGTCCGCACGCCCATTACGAAGCCACCCCGGAGAGTGTTGGAGCTCTCCCACCGACGCCGAAACTCGGCATCTTCAATGGGATTGAGGGAGCCTGCGTTCAGTTGACTCAACTCTTCGTTGCTAATGATATTGCGCACGTCTGGAATGAACTCATAGTCCAACTTCTTCGCGAGACGTCGACGGTAATACATCAGGTTGAATCGCGTTGACTTACCCAGCTTTGCGAGGGTCTTCTCAAAGGTGTCTTCGAGTGGCAGGTGGGTTTCAATCATGCGGGTGCGGGTAGCCCACAAGTAGTTGCCGTTCGAGCGCATATCGCCTTCAACTAGCTCCGTCCCCCCCACTTTGAAACTCATCATGGCCACGGATGCCTTGCGCTCCATCAGCAGACGCAGAGACTCGGAAACGGCTTGAGCACGATGTTCTTCCAGCGAGATGACAGAGCGTAAACCGCTGGTGTCCGGCGTTGTGTAGATACCGGTTCGGAAGCCTTTTACTTTGTACTCCGCGAAGGTGACTACATAAGCGAGGTCTTCGGCTTTCAAGTTTGTGAGGCTGCCGTTGTACCCACAGATCCCAAGCACCATCACAAAACGTTTGTGCCTTGCGTCATTTCCCTTCAGGAAGTGCCCCAGCCAATGCATCCCACCGGGCTGATTGCAGTTGACCGCAAACTGCTCCAGCACAGGAGAAAGTTCGAGGATGTTGGAGACATCTTCGACAAAAACACCGCTGACCTGCAGACCTGATATGTGCATGCGCGACAAGAAAACGTCCATAACCGGAGTTGCCGGAAACCGCTGATTTGTCCATCAACGATGAAAGGGGGTATGAGTGCTTTCCTGAGAAGCAACTCTAGCCGGATTGCATGCTCAACCCTTTTAAACTGTCTCAAACATAAGGCGCGCCACGACATTTTTGCAATGACGAAAATGACGCACGATGTTTGTTGCAAGCAACTGCCAGTTTTGCAAGGCACTACAAGCGATTTGTTCCCATGGTAAAAAGTGCGCCAAACTATCGTCAAGCGATGTTTTGGTGAGGTGCTTGGCTTGACTCTACTTTGTTGATGGCGGCGATAAGGGTTGGCGCAATCTTACTCTTGGTTCGCTATGGCTTGAATTTGGGAAATAAATATTGGCTGCTTTGTAACAAAAGCTTGATTTGCCATGCCGAAAGTATCTGCAAGGGAGATAGCTACCAGTGGTGAAACCACTGGTAGCTATGGCTTACTTACGGATGTCCTGCTTGAAGCAACTCCTCTTACAGTCCTTTGCCTGCGTCCTGGGTTTCCTGTTCAAGCGACAGGCCTGCCATCGATTGACCGTACTCCAGCAGTGTGACCATGAAGACGCCGCCGCAGATGTTGCCGAGCACGGCGTATAGCAGCCAGTGCGGATAGGCTGTCCAAATGATCTCGTGGCGAAGGACGGCGGTGATGATTTCGCCAGAGGTCGCGATGCAATGGGCGAAGCTGCCCAGGCCGACGACAAAGGTCAGGACCCAGATGATCATGACGGAGCCGGTGATGGAGTGGGACCCGCTGACCAGCCAGGCGGTGGTGGCGATGATCCATCCGCCCATAACGCCGGACCAGAAGATCGCTGCGGGGTGCACGGCGGCGGAGTCCATACCCATCTGCGCGATCGCGTGGACGATGGGTTGCGGCAGCGCTGGCGTTAGCGCGATGAGCGAAGCGAAGAGGAACGCTCCCAGAACGTTCGAAGGCAGGACGATGCTCCAGAGGCGCATCGTGTTCCAGAACTGCTTCTTTTCGGCGAGCACCAGAGCGACCGGGTAGAGCGTGTTTTCGGTGAAG carries:
- a CDS encoding formate/nitrite transporter family protein; translation: MPDEKTSPVDSLTRPTDATSPESEQQPEPQPPQEASQKNLERPSAEEIYKQVARNAESELKRTSLSLAISGVTGGMFMGLSALGVGIIMATLGNSAHAFILSRMFYPLGFIVVILGRSQLFTENTLYPVALVLAEKKQFWNTMRLWSIVLPSNVLGAFLFASLIALTPALPQPIVHAIAQMGMDSAAVHPAAIFWSGVMGGWIIATTAWLVSGSHSITGSVMIIWVLTFVVGLGSFAHCIATSGEIITAVLRHEIIWTAYPHWLLYAVLGNICGGVFMVTLLEYGQSMAGLSLEQETQDAGKGL
- a CDS encoding energy transducer TonB; the encoded protein is MTRLGLLIVAAAAFTTLPGGVAQAQSATQAPSLISMGSCSSSKLSDASGDVNLAFLVDASGKAAEIHTTSADSDSLKPCAKEIIGSSQFHPAMREGKPVQFRMEMRVHVDHR
- the mfd gene encoding transcription-repair coupling factor, yielding MILPFVRDLMAELESTDPFERVRRHLGGTGRRRVSGLTATARALYLPYFVRAAQRPVLLLVADNKAAEVLHATVNAACELTGVLDRDEILRLPAHDVLPFENLSPHTEIQEQRAAALWKLATGSAKLVIAPLEAVCMRLFGRDHYAALALELRVGEEHVPEMLVDHLVSVGYTRVDVVEMAGQVTQRGGIIDVYGPEQDRPVRIDFFGDEIESIRRFDPESQRSSDKLNHVTLLPLTETPATEDLLRAINARLTKSGTAAAAQIEGGELPAELQEHVRGDVREATIFPGWEFYAPVAGANSTLLELMGPKTAIFVEEPAMVENQGERWWNKVEQRHERAGIGSLVRAEDLYLSPWDLFDRIRSFGGLELDQLGAVDVLEADRSDAGEIEFATRPTMRFHGSIPAFIDELKKLHDNQAHVLIAAPNQGEVERVAGLLQEYGVSYRIGWRSEGMGADTNVFSEASYLAGDLRTPIIVRAALSNGVQVLDMERTTARQFVIVGANDLNDDTDVHARPARRSKTAAFVSDFRDLAVGDYVVHVEHGIAQYEGLRALENPDGSQLELMILNFADDAKLYVPLTRLDLIQKYRSTESGPAPQLNRLGNPAWSKTKARVKKAMEDMAEELLKLYAQRRAAVGFQYSPDNNMVREFEDAFPYNETEDQLNAIADIKRDMESTQPMDRLLCGDVGYGKTEVAMRAAFKAVQDGKQVAVLTPTTVLCFQHFESFKKRMANFPIVVEMISRFRTAKEKKEILERVSEGKVDILIGTHAVLGQEVRFQDLGLLVVDEEQRFGVRHKERLKKMSASIDALAMSATPIPRTLHMSLVGLRDMSVIETPPKDRMAIQTIVAKFDEKLVRTAIEVELERGGQSYFVSNRVETIYEMASLIREMVPQARVVVGHGQMPEAELERVMLAFMNGEYDVLCATSIIENGLDIAKANTIIINRADRHGLSELYQLRGRVGRSNRRAYSYLLIPPEQQLTEVARRRLAALKEFSDLGAGFKIAALDLELRGAGNMLGGEQSGHIEAIGFEMYTTMLEEAVSKLKGDGREERAQVTINLGISVKIDESYIEEENQRLRMYKRIAGAENEAALTDVRAELEDRYGKPADSVLNLLAAAEIRLVCERLHIAQVERKRVALEEPKKAAPAKPAVQAKPAFGSSWRTPPPARPLAGRYGQAPQTASLNFSSRAALNRTESNATKAVRDATATRATNSPLGVAVMKPMRDMLFLTFSEKLHNAPLEPGKGIHVGLLMKLVAKYAKQGAQLTPQGVLRWPLTSGKAEDVLRETRELLQMMSETPSA
- a CDS encoding DUF885 domain-containing protein, producing MKRQLAAALLLSSALFAPIAHAQSLSADGAGQTLQRLSDQFFDEFWFPHNPSMGTALGLHQYDEKLENFSAAEEKSNVVALQEWEKKIAAIPADGLDAGPRADRELLLNYIRTQILQMDAVRGWEKNPDNYSSGVTNSIFMLMERPFAPANTRLRSAVAREKQIPEALAEARKNLKNPPHIYTEIALQQIDGDVSFFENDVPAAFKDATDKAAQAEFAKSNAAVVEALKSYGVWMKDDLLARSNGDYKWGAETYSRMLASQEMVDTPLGKLLEIGLADLHKNQAEFARVAKQIDPTKTPEQELAELATIHPAPKDLIASFGLTFDSLQSFIRSHHIITLPANTQPVLEETPPFMRATTQASMDPPGAFETGTDKAYFNVTLPDPRWPKAKQDEYMAAFNEGTIVSTSVHEAFPGHYVQFLWQKQFPSRIRKIVMANTNVEGWAHYCEQMMLDEGYGESVAKTPRDAKLIRLGQLQDALLRDARFVVAIRLHTGVGGPMTTGQAVEFFVKEGYQSRPIAEVETKRGTSDALYLYYTLGKLEIMKLREDVRKKQGAAFSLEKFHDQLMLQGMVPIKIARQAMLHDGSPVL